In a genomic window of Coprococcus eutactus:
- the serS gene encoding serine--tRNA ligase, with protein MIDIKFLRENPDVVKQNIKNKFQNDKLPLVDEVIELDKQARAAQQEADALRANKNTIAKQIGSLMAQGKKAEAEEVKKQVAETSARLKELETLEPELKEKVKKIMMIIPNIIDPSVPIGKDDSENVEVQRYGEPVVPDFEIPYHADIMESLGGIDLDSARKVAGNGFYYLMGDIARLHSAIISYARDFMIDRGFTYCIPPFMIRSNVVTGVMSFAEMDAMMYKIEGEDLYLIGTSEHSMIGKFIDTIIPEEELPKTLTSYSPCFRKEKGAHGIEERGVYRIHQFEKQEMIVVCKPEDSKMWFDKLWQNTVDLFRSMDIPVRTLECCSGDLADLKVKSVDVEAWSPRQKKYFEVGSCSNLGDAQARRLQIRVKGEDGKKYLAHTLNNTVVAPPRMLIAFLENNLQADGRVRIPEKLRPYMGGKEYLEKTK; from the coding sequence ATGATTGATATTAAATTCTTAAGAGAAAACCCAGACGTAGTAAAACAGAATATAAAAAACAAGTTCCAGAATGACAAGCTTCCACTTGTTGATGAGGTAATAGAGCTTGATAAGCAGGCTCGTGCTGCTCAGCAGGAAGCTGATGCACTCAGAGCTAACAAGAACACCATCGCAAAGCAGATTGGTTCTCTTATGGCTCAGGGGAAGAAGGCTGAGGCTGAGGAAGTTAAGAAACAGGTAGCTGAGACATCAGCAAGACTCAAGGAACTTGAAACTCTTGAGCCTGAACTCAAAGAAAAAGTTAAAAAGATCATGATGATCATACCTAACATCATTGATCCATCAGTTCCTATCGGTAAGGACGATTCAGAGAATGTTGAGGTTCAGAGGTATGGTGAGCCTGTTGTCCCTGACTTTGAGATACCTTACCATGCAGATATCATGGAGTCACTTGGTGGTATTGACCTGGACTCTGCAAGAAAAGTAGCAGGAAACGGCTTCTACTATCTCATGGGTGATATAGCAAGACTTCATTCTGCTATCATCTCATATGCAAGAGATTTTATGATTGACAGAGGATTTACATACTGTATTCCTCCTTTTATGATCAGAAGCAACGTTGTCACAGGTGTTATGAGTTTTGCAGAGATGGATGCCATGATGTACAAGATTGAGGGCGAGGATCTCTACCTCATTGGAACATCTGAGCACTCTATGATTGGTAAATTTATAGACACTATCATTCCTGAAGAAGAGCTTCCTAAGACTCTTACAAGCTACTCACCATGTTTCAGAAAAGAAAAGGGTGCCCACGGTATCGAGGAGAGAGGTGTATACAGAATACATCAGTTCGAGAAGCAGGAAATGATCGTAGTCTGTAAGCCTGAAGACAGCAAGATGTGGTTCGATAAGTTATGGCAGAATACAGTAGATCTCTTCAGATCAATGGATATCCCTGTAAGAACTCTTGAGTGCTGCTCCGGTGATCTTGCAGATCTCAAGGTAAAATCAGTTGATGTTGAGGCATGGTCTCCACGTCAGAAGAAGTATTTTGAGGTTGGAAGCTGTTCAAATCTCGGTGATGCACAAGCAAGACGTCTCCAAATCAGAGTTAAGGGAGAGGATGGAAAGAAATACCTTGCACACACTCTTAATAACACTGTTGTTGCTCCTCCAAGAATGCTTATTGCTTTTCTTGAGAACAATCTTCAGGCTGATGGCAGAGTAAGAATTCCAGAGAAGCTTCGTCCATACATGGGTGGCAAGGAATATCTTGAGAAGACCAAATAA
- a CDS encoding DUF3881 family protein gives MHSFLPAIGFSNINNRQQLEPIYRQVLQSPTKKIITTISSDTHLVQISKDFGDNFGISLVGEMSSSGALSIEYYFPYVDSKLATDHLNIYAEKYTDKCAYAGVSNNYNLGMTLIFFISNVADYEKSKWLNKSNKNISRTYFSGLSNDGTIILDINKSGENRNTRSSNHKRNKLIEAAKKGDPAAIESLTLEDMDTYNLIGKRTHSEDVLSIVESCFMPVGIETDHYAVIGNITAYRETANTFTNESVYLLDIECNDLLFTIAINKKDLFGEPAPGRRFKGDIWLQGHIII, from the coding sequence ATGCATAGTTTTCTACCAGCTATAGGGTTTTCAAACATAAATAACAGACAGCAGCTGGAACCAATATACAGACAGGTACTTCAATCACCAACGAAGAAAATAATCACAACTATAAGTTCAGATACCCACCTTGTACAGATAAGTAAAGACTTTGGTGATAATTTTGGCATATCTCTTGTTGGTGAAATGTCGTCCAGCGGAGCACTATCAATAGAATACTATTTTCCATATGTAGATTCAAAGCTTGCAACAGATCATTTGAATATATATGCGGAAAAGTACACTGACAAATGTGCATATGCTGGTGTGAGCAACAACTATAATCTCGGAATGACATTGATATTTTTCATATCTAATGTTGCAGATTATGAAAAATCAAAATGGCTCAATAAATCAAATAAAAATATATCCAGAACATATTTTTCAGGGCTTTCCAACGATGGAACTATAATTCTGGATATCAACAAAAGTGGAGAAAACAGGAACACCAGATCATCTAATCATAAAAGGAACAAACTTATAGAGGCTGCAAAAAAAGGTGATCCAGCGGCCATAGAGAGCCTCACACTTGAAGACATGGACACCTATAATCTTATTGGAAAAAGAACTCACTCAGAGGATGTTCTTTCAATTGTAGAATCATGTTTTATGCCAGTTGGAATAGAGACAGATCACTATGCGGTTATAGGAAATATTACTGCCTACCGAGAAACCGCCAACACTTTCACCAATGAATCTGTGTATCTTCTGGACATCGAGTGCAATGACCTTTTATTTACAATTGCAATAAATAAGAAAGATCTTTTTGGAGAACCGGCTCCGGGAAGAAGATTTAAAGGAGATATATGGCTCCAGGGCCATATTATCATATGA
- a CDS encoding 3'-5' exonuclease yields MNYIVMDLEWNQSYNGHMGEHPRMPFEIIEIGAVKVDKNLNIIDEYSSLIKPKIYKKLHSKIRTILNYDENDLNLGRGFKEVCSEFLEWCGDNYIFCTWGPMDLTELQTNMDFYYMDKLPRPLKFLNLQSIYASITNQSGSPQTMSKLEKAVSEMNIPENEPFHTALNDARYTALVMKEMKVKNINQLYSFDLYIAPKDKAEEIEEFHNNQYEYISRIFKNKQVALDDKKVTEIKCFKCNKKVKTYIDWFSNSPSSYMCVGKCWMHGCFCGKIKFKTSNNSYYIQKTIKPIDKAGIEAIKQKQEDIREKRKEKRHMKSSGSSIK; encoded by the coding sequence ATGAATTATATTGTTATGGATCTTGAATGGAATCAAAGCTACAATGGTCATATGGGTGAACATCCACGTATGCCTTTTGAAATTATAGAGATTGGTGCTGTAAAAGTTGACAAGAACCTTAATATTATCGATGAATATTCAAGTCTTATCAAGCCAAAAATTTATAAGAAGCTCCATTCAAAGATCAGAACAATTCTGAACTATGATGAGAACGACCTTAACCTTGGACGAGGTTTCAAGGAAGTATGTTCAGAATTTCTTGAGTGGTGTGGAGATAATTACATATTCTGCACTTGGGGTCCTATGGATCTGACAGAGCTTCAGACCAATATGGATTTTTATTATATGGACAAACTTCCAAGGCCATTAAAATTTTTAAATCTTCAGAGCATTTATGCAAGTATTACCAATCAATCCGGATCTCCCCAGACGATGAGTAAGCTTGAAAAAGCTGTAAGTGAAATGAATATTCCTGAAAATGAACCTTTCCACACAGCTCTCAATGATGCGCGGTATACCGCACTTGTTATGAAAGAGATGAAAGTCAAAAATATAAACCAATTATACAGTTTTGATCTCTACATTGCTCCAAAAGATAAAGCAGAGGAGATAGAAGAGTTTCATAACAATCAATATGAGTATATCTCTAGAATATTTAAAAATAAACAAGTTGCTCTTGATGACAAAAAAGTAACAGAAATAAAATGCTTCAAATGTAATAAAAAAGTCAAAACATATATTGACTGGTTTTCTAACAGTCCTTCATCTTACATGTGTGTTGGAAAATGTTGGATGCACGGATGTTTCTGTGGCAAAATAAAATTTAAAACATCAAACAACAGCTACTATATTCAAAAAACGATCAAACCAATTGATAAAGCAGGAATAGAAGCGATAAAACAAAAACAGGAAGATATCAGGGAAAAGAGAAAGGAAAAGAGGCATATGAAATCCTCTGGTTCCTCTATCAAATAA